The Acidobacteriota bacterium genome includes a region encoding these proteins:
- a CDS encoding LysM peptidoglycan-binding domain-containing protein, producing MKRAGAILAVALLAACGGRTAVRPAESAAATRAAPLRVHIVAPGETLWRIARRYGVDVERLAALNGLADPNRIVAGQRLLLPPEAAPAPEAAPAARPRWRWPVRGPVSSLFGAPRGGSRHQGIDILVPPGTPVRASAAGVVRYAGRRRGYGLLVVVDHGEGFTTWYGHNSRITVREGDAVAAGARVALSGASGNASAPHVHFEVRRNGKPLDPLALLP from the coding sequence GTGAAGCGGGCCGGCGCGATTCTGGCGGTCGCCCTGCTCGCCGCTTGCGGCGGACGGACTGCGGTCCGGCCGGCGGAGTCCGCCGCGGCCACGCGGGCCGCGCCGCTCCGCGTGCACATCGTCGCGCCCGGGGAGACGTTGTGGCGCATCGCGCGCCGCTACGGCGTCGACGTGGAGCGCCTCGCGGCCCTGAACGGGCTCGCCGATCCGAACCGGATCGTCGCGGGACAACGCCTCCTGCTTCCCCCGGAGGCGGCGCCGGCACCGGAGGCCGCTCCGGCCGCTCGCCCGAGGTGGAGGTGGCCGGTGCGGGGCCCGGTCAGCTCCCTCTTCGGGGCGCCGAGGGGCGGGAGCCGGCATCAGGGGATCGATATCCTCGTCCCGCCCGGCACGCCGGTCCGGGCCTCCGCGGCGGGCGTGGTGCGGTACGCCGGGCGCCGCCGCGGCTACGGCCTGCTGGTGGTCGTCGACCACGGGGAGGGGTTCACCACCTGGTACGGTCACAACAGCCGCATCACGGTCCGGGAGGGGGACGCCGTGGCCGCGGGGGCGCGTGTCGCCCTGAGCGGGGCCAGCGGCAATGCGTCGGCCCCCCATGTCCACTTCGAGGTGAGGCGGAACGGGAAGCCGCTGGATCCGCTCGCGCTCCTGCCCTGA
- a CDS encoding tetratricopeptide repeat protein, whose protein sequence is MGQPRAARRHEELIRRAQDALDAEQFGEAEALGRRALMLRPESSRARQVLASALIEQGEFEEAARLLEQNLEAEPDDVPALADLGLCYFEMCRFGEAEAVLGRALALDPDDPQACYWMALCVERRGEYRAAEECFRRAHEIDPEAYPMPTRFGGGTFARALAEALAETRRHLPPDARRKADQLRFVVRDLPRESDLLDFDPPLDPCLYGLYVGVPLPERRGKAKPRRPDTIYIYKRNLERFCHDEETLIRELRLTLSYEIGHYLGYDEEELAQRGLA, encoded by the coding sequence ATGGGCCAGCCCCGGGCCGCCAGACGGCACGAGGAGTTGATCCGCCGGGCGCAGGATGCGCTCGACGCGGAACAGTTCGGCGAGGCGGAGGCTCTCGGCCGCCGCGCCCTCATGCTCCGGCCGGAGTCCTCGCGGGCGCGCCAGGTTCTGGCGTCGGCCCTGATCGAGCAGGGGGAATTCGAGGAGGCCGCCCGGCTGCTCGAGCAGAACCTCGAGGCGGAGCCCGACGACGTGCCCGCGCTCGCGGATCTCGGCCTGTGCTATTTCGAGATGTGCCGGTTCGGCGAAGCCGAGGCGGTGCTCGGGCGCGCCCTCGCTCTCGACCCGGACGACCCCCAGGCCTGCTACTGGATGGCGCTGTGCGTCGAGCGGCGCGGCGAGTACCGGGCCGCCGAAGAGTGCTTCCGGCGCGCGCACGAGATCGACCCCGAGGCCTATCCGATGCCGACGCGGTTCGGCGGCGGAACCTTCGCCAGGGCGCTCGCGGAGGCGCTCGCGGAGACGCGGCGGCACTTGCCGCCCGACGCCCGCCGCAAGGCCGACCAGCTCCGCTTCGTCGTGCGCGACCTGCCGCGGGAGTCCGATCTGCTCGACTTCGATCCGCCGCTCGATCCATGCCTGTACGGGCTTTACGTGGGAGTTCCGCTGCCCGAAAGGCGGGGCAAGGCGAAGCCGCGGCGGCCCGATACGATCTACATCTACAAACGAAACCTCGAACGTTTCTGCCACGACGAGGAGACGCTGATCCGGGAGCTGCGGCTCACGCTCAGCTACGAGATCGGCCACTATCTCGGCTACGACGAGGAAGAGCTGGCGCAGCGCGGGCTGGCCTGA
- a CDS encoding TlpA family protein disulfide reductase, giving the protein MTKKTIRGAVLVSLLAGFSCLAAFAQGGPRPVTRPGEAVPAAVLEREAGPAGKALAGYLGVRPVLVVYWRPGDPVSEAALADAIAGAREAAPEAAVLPVAVLAAGQPESSVTERLKELGLASAVEPVIDRGDLAVVLGVRRAPSFALIDAGGVLRLVGGSDISQANKDGVSILQALALAAKGKAVPTLGVLEYQPAYRLLGSKLPGVAVTELDGSTWRRLTDFLVPGKRLLLFYWSPICPHCKRALPVLGRWYEEHRPDDLVVVDVARADAEALRRAAAPLIESYPWKHLLDVRNAAGKTLLVTRTPTSFLVSGDGEILAVQVGETEDWSAWLGGTRAGSGASR; this is encoded by the coding sequence ATGACGAAGAAGACAATTCGCGGCGCCGTCCTCGTATCGCTGCTCGCCGGGTTTTCGTGCCTCGCCGCGTTCGCCCAGGGCGGGCCGCGTCCCGTCACCCGGCCTGGGGAGGCGGTGCCGGCCGCCGTCCTGGAACGCGAGGCCGGACCGGCCGGCAAGGCGTTGGCCGGGTACCTCGGCGTGCGGCCCGTGCTCGTCGTCTACTGGCGTCCGGGCGATCCCGTCTCCGAGGCGGCCCTCGCCGACGCGATCGCGGGCGCCCGGGAGGCGGCTCCCGAGGCGGCCGTCCTGCCGGTCGCGGTGCTGGCTGCCGGCCAGCCGGAATCGTCGGTGACCGAGCGCCTGAAGGAGCTCGGGCTGGCGTCGGCGGTGGAGCCGGTGATCGACCGGGGCGACCTGGCCGTCGTTCTCGGAGTGCGCCGCGCTCCCTCGTTCGCGCTCATCGACGCCGGGGGCGTTCTGCGGCTCGTCGGCGGCTCCGACATTTCGCAGGCCAACAAGGACGGCGTTTCGATTCTGCAGGCGCTCGCGCTCGCTGCGAAGGGGAAGGCGGTGCCCACGCTCGGTGTCCTCGAGTACCAGCCGGCGTACCGGCTGCTCGGGTCGAAGCTTCCGGGCGTCGCGGTCACGGAGCTGGACGGCTCCACCTGGCGGCGGCTCACCGACTTCCTCGTTCCCGGCAAGCGGTTGCTGCTTTTCTACTGGTCTCCGATCTGTCCCCACTGCAAGCGGGCGCTTCCGGTGCTCGGACGCTGGTACGAAGAGCACCGTCCCGACGATCTCGTCGTCGTCGATGTGGCCCGCGCCGACGCCGAGGCGCTGCGCCGCGCGGCCGCTCCGCTGATCGAGTCCTATCCCTGGAAACACCTGCTGGACGTCCGCAACGCCGCCGGAAAGACGCTCCTCGTGACCCGCACCCCGACGTCGTTCCTCGTGTCGGGGGACGGCGAGATCCTCGCCGTGCAGGTCGGCGAGACGGAAGACTGGTCGGCCTGGCTGGGAGGGACTCGCGCGGGGTCCGGCGCCAGCCGCTGA
- a CDS encoding response regulator gives MPEPRKVEIPCPACGQTHQVEEERLPDSGELPCPECGGTIAFAAPASAPAAAPAAAPAPAPRRPAHVDDWEDEDTQSDEVACPACGHRFDPDRARAGRATVLVVEDKEVFLGLATDALGRRYNAVPARSVAEARQVLATRPIDLVLLDLSLPDGDGVDVLRALPRQDIPVLLYTNGDEGSLMGEEWDRLRALGVHDVVQKGLNIDDVLLAKAANLLGASAPAGH, from the coding sequence GTGCCGGAGCCGCGGAAGGTCGAAATCCCTTGTCCTGCGTGCGGGCAAACGCACCAGGTGGAAGAGGAGCGTCTCCCCGACAGCGGTGAGCTTCCCTGCCCCGAGTGCGGGGGGACGATCGCTTTCGCCGCTCCCGCGTCCGCTCCGGCCGCGGCCCCGGCGGCGGCACCGGCGCCGGCCCCCCGCCGGCCGGCGCACGTGGACGACTGGGAAGACGAGGACACCCAGTCGGACGAGGTCGCCTGCCCCGCCTGCGGGCACCGGTTCGACCCGGACCGTGCGCGAGCCGGGCGTGCCACGGTCCTGGTCGTCGAGGACAAAGAGGTCTTCCTCGGCCTGGCTACCGACGCGCTCGGCCGCCGGTACAACGCCGTCCCCGCCCGCAGCGTCGCGGAGGCGAGGCAGGTTCTCGCGACCCGTCCGATCGACCTCGTCCTTCTCGACCTGAGCCTGCCGGACGGTGACGGCGTGGACGTGCTCCGCGCCCTCCCGCGCCAGGACATCCCGGTCCTTCTCTACACGAACGGAGACGAGGGCTCTCTGATGGGAGAGGAGTGGGACCGCCTTCGCGCCCTCGGCGTTCACGACGTGGTGCAGAAGGGCCTCAACATCGACGACGTGCTGCTGGCGAAGGCTGCCAATCTTCTCGGGGCGTCCGCCCCCGCCGGACACTGA
- a CDS encoding ABC transporter permease, whose amino-acid sequence MIRPRKAGVVASFEFLSTVRRVGYLVATFGMPVFVILYGGFIAGLGAFVNKRVEARASRPRVVAVVDEGGAIGLVSRIEEPAVELPPEVREAIERARSMNPRAPALAVGRIVFTPAAAEDEAKEALADGRIDAYYVLGSDYLQTGAVRFVQRETGFGDRVQAGSAFASLVRRRLLEGKVEEEILERVKQPVVRTERLMMDESGAIKPYSRLGKAAATLVPIVFTIMLFVSLMISAGYLVQGTALEKENRVVEVLLASADPDEILLGKLVGLGSAALLQVAVWLGLLILAGVLFAGALAAAGVSLPWAAAGLAVPYFLATYALLGSLMLGTGSLGGTMRESQQWSMLWTMLVALPVMFLGIMIPDPNGPVARALTWFPFSSGITVLLRLALEPEGVRWWEIAGSLALLAASTWFGIRFGARLFRIGLLLGGSRPRLREILRQARLG is encoded by the coding sequence ATGATCCGGCCGCGCAAGGCGGGGGTGGTGGCCTCCTTCGAGTTCCTGTCCACGGTTCGCCGGGTCGGCTACCTGGTGGCGACGTTCGGAATGCCGGTGTTCGTGATTCTCTACGGCGGGTTCATCGCGGGCCTCGGCGCCTTCGTCAACAAGAGAGTGGAGGCCCGGGCGTCGCGGCCGCGTGTGGTGGCCGTCGTCGACGAGGGGGGCGCGATCGGCCTGGTCTCGCGGATCGAAGAGCCCGCCGTGGAGCTGCCGCCGGAAGTCCGGGAAGCGATCGAGCGGGCGCGGTCGATGAACCCCAGGGCGCCCGCGCTGGCGGTGGGCCGGATCGTGTTCACCCCTGCCGCCGCTGAGGACGAGGCGAAAGAGGCCCTCGCGGACGGCCGGATCGACGCCTACTACGTTCTGGGCAGCGATTACCTGCAGACGGGGGCGGTTCGGTTCGTCCAGCGGGAGACGGGCTTCGGGGACAGGGTGCAGGCCGGATCGGCGTTCGCCTCGCTGGTGCGCCGGCGTCTTCTCGAGGGAAAGGTGGAGGAGGAGATCCTCGAGAGGGTGAAGCAGCCGGTCGTGCGGACCGAGCGCCTCATGATGGACGAGTCGGGCGCGATCAAGCCGTACAGTCGGCTGGGGAAGGCGGCGGCGACCCTCGTCCCGATCGTGTTCACGATCATGCTCTTCGTGTCCCTGATGATCAGCGCCGGTTACCTCGTCCAGGGCACAGCCCTCGAAAAGGAAAACCGCGTGGTCGAGGTGCTTCTCGCCAGCGCCGACCCCGACGAGATCCTCCTGGGGAAGCTCGTCGGTCTCGGTTCCGCGGCCCTGCTCCAGGTCGCCGTCTGGCTCGGACTGCTGATCCTGGCCGGCGTCCTCTTCGCCGGTGCTCTCGCGGCGGCTGGGGTGAGCCTGCCCTGGGCCGCGGCCGGCCTGGCCGTGCCCTACTTCCTGGCCACATACGCGCTGCTGGGAAGCCTGATGCTCGGCACCGGATCCCTCGGGGGCACGATGCGCGAGAGCCAGCAGTGGTCGATGCTCTGGACGATGCTGGTGGCGCTGCCGGTGATGTTTCTCGGCATCATGATTCCGGATCCCAACGGGCCGGTGGCACGGGCGCTCACCTGGTTCCCGTTCAGCTCGGGAATCACGGTGCTGCTGCGCCTCGCGCTCGAGCCGGAGGGCGTGCGCTGGTGGGAGATCGCGGGCTCCCTCGCACTGCTGGCGGCCAGCACCTGGTTCGGGATCCGGTTCGGCGCGCGACTGTTCCGCATCGGGCTCCTTCTGGGCGGCTCGCGCCCGCGGCTGCGAGAGATCCTGCGGCAAGCCCGGCTCGGCTGA
- a CDS encoding DUF1957 domain-containing protein, giving the protein MRRRFPAASPRGAGRRPARGGGRRTSGLLLGRPRPALGTRGVKRGELVVLLHAHLPWVRHPELPFFLEEHWLFEAVFECYLPLVEALRALERDGVPVRLTVDVSPTLAAMLEDPLLRGRTAEFGARLLRLCRQEEERTRGDRAFSDVVAFYRKRLTRLLDLYERLGRDLNGELARLERAGLLELATCAATHPILPSLLDRPELARGQIRTAVREHERIFGRRPRGIWLPECAYAPPLDRYLAEADLRWFAVDAHGLLSASPSPRYGIYAPCWTEHGVAVFARDVASAREVWSARGGYPGDPVYREFYRDVGWDLPFEQIAPFIDPSGQRMFTGLKYYRITGETEAKEPYDPRAARARALEHGDHFVARRREQARDQASRMDRPPVLFCPYDAELFGHWWFEGPWFLERVFRSLAAADDLDPATPGDVLARAGALQVVDLEPSSWGAGGHLAVWLDESNEWCLPHLTGIGERLAARLEERDPGDAAKGRILRQAVREAMLAQASDWPFLMSTGTAVEYATRRFTEHVQRFNRLDGMLGRVALEGDDRRFLELCEERDGLFPSLDLADFA; this is encoded by the coding sequence GTGCGAAGGCGTTTCCCGGCCGCGTCCCCTCGGGGCGCCGGGCGCCGCCCCGCCCGAGGAGGGGGCCGGCGGACCTCCGGGCTCCTCCTGGGGCGGCCCCGGCCGGCCCTCGGGACGCGGGGCGTGAAGCGCGGAGAGCTGGTCGTCCTCCTCCACGCGCACCTCCCGTGGGTGCGCCACCCGGAACTTCCTTTCTTCCTGGAAGAGCACTGGCTGTTCGAGGCGGTGTTCGAGTGCTACCTCCCGCTGGTGGAGGCGCTGCGCGCGCTCGAGCGGGACGGGGTGCCGGTGAGGCTCACGGTCGACGTCTCGCCCACCCTCGCAGCGATGCTCGAGGATCCGCTGCTGCGCGGTCGCACGGCCGAGTTCGGCGCGCGCCTGCTCCGGCTGTGCCGGCAGGAGGAGGAGCGCACCCGCGGTGACCGCGCCTTCTCGGACGTGGTCGCCTTCTACCGGAAGCGTCTCACGCGCCTGCTCGACCTCTACGAGCGGCTGGGGCGCGACCTGAACGGAGAACTGGCCCGGCTCGAGCGCGCCGGGCTGCTCGAGCTGGCCACCTGCGCCGCGACGCACCCGATCCTGCCCTCGTTGCTGGATCGCCCGGAGCTGGCGCGCGGTCAGATCCGCACGGCCGTCCGCGAGCACGAGCGGATCTTCGGCCGCCGGCCCCGGGGCATCTGGCTTCCGGAGTGTGCCTACGCCCCTCCGCTGGACCGGTACCTCGCCGAGGCCGATCTGCGCTGGTTCGCCGTCGATGCCCACGGCCTGCTGAGCGCGAGCCCCTCCCCGCGCTACGGCATCTACGCCCCCTGCTGGACGGAGCACGGCGTGGCCGTGTTCGCCCGGGACGTGGCGTCGGCGCGGGAGGTGTGGTCGGCGCGCGGCGGCTACCCCGGCGACCCCGTTTACCGCGAGTTCTACCGCGACGTCGGGTGGGACCTCCCGTTCGAGCAGATCGCGCCCTTCATCGATCCCTCGGGGCAGAGGATGTTCACGGGATTGAAGTACTACCGGATCACCGGCGAGACCGAGGCCAAGGAACCCTACGATCCCCGCGCGGCGCGAGCCCGCGCCCTCGAGCACGGCGATCACTTCGTGGCGAGGCGCCGGGAGCAGGCCCGGGACCAGGCCTCCCGGATGGACCGGCCTCCGGTGCTGTTCTGCCCCTACGATGCGGAGCTGTTCGGCCACTGGTGGTTCGAGGGTCCCTGGTTCCTGGAGCGTGTCTTCCGGAGCCTCGCCGCGGCGGACGATCTCGACCCCGCCACTCCGGGCGACGTGCTCGCCCGCGCCGGCGCGCTCCAGGTCGTCGACCTCGAGCCGAGTTCGTGGGGGGCCGGCGGGCATCTCGCCGTCTGGCTCGACGAGTCGAACGAGTGGTGCCTGCCGCACCTCACCGGGATCGGCGAGCGGCTGGCCGCACGCCTGGAGGAGCGCGATCCCGGCGATGCCGCGAAGGGGCGCATCCTCCGGCAGGCGGTGCGGGAGGCGATGCTGGCGCAGGCGAGCGACTGGCCGTTCCTCATGAGCACCGGGACGGCGGTCGAGTACGCCACTCGCCGCTTCACGGAGCACGTGCAGCGGTTCAACCGCCTGGACGGGATGCTCGGACGGGTGGCCCTGGAGGGCGACGATCGCCGGTTTCTCGAACTTTGCGAGGAGCGCGACGGCCTGTTCCCCTCCCTCGACCTCGCCGATTTCGCGTAA
- a CDS encoding ATP-binding cassette domain-containing protein, with the protein MTTPEPVISFRDVSKSYGGTPAVADVSFDVFGGEVLGLLGPNGAGKTTLIRILMDIIRADRGTVLYRGEPMRRKYLDRFGYLPEERGLYVKQKVLDVLTYFAALKGLSRREAIGRSHRWLERIGLPEVAGWKVERLSKGMSQKVQIVSALLADPEVAILDEPFSGLDPVNVRLVKDLIRERKDSGATTILSTHQMNMVEELCDRVAMIHRGRLVLYGEVGDIRRRHSPPEVRIALEGELPPLDGVAEVRPEGDHTWRIRLRDTGDGARILQQLVATGAEVYRYERVLAPMEDIFIALVGGEGR; encoded by the coding sequence ATGACGACTCCTGAGCCGGTCATCTCGTTCCGGGACGTCTCCAAGAGCTACGGAGGCACGCCGGCCGTGGCCGACGTCTCGTTCGACGTCTTCGGTGGTGAGGTGCTGGGCCTGCTCGGTCCGAACGGGGCGGGGAAGACGACCCTCATCCGGATCCTGATGGACATCATCCGCGCGGATCGCGGGACGGTCCTGTACCGGGGAGAGCCGATGCGGCGGAAGTACCTCGACCGCTTCGGCTACCTGCCGGAGGAGCGGGGCCTGTACGTCAAGCAGAAGGTCCTCGACGTCCTGACCTACTTCGCGGCGTTGAAGGGGCTGAGCCGGAGGGAAGCGATCGGTCGATCGCACCGCTGGTTGGAACGGATCGGCTTGCCCGAGGTCGCGGGCTGGAAGGTCGAGCGGCTGTCGAAGGGGATGTCGCAGAAGGTGCAGATCGTCTCGGCGCTGCTGGCGGATCCCGAAGTGGCGATCCTCGACGAGCCCTTCTCCGGGCTGGACCCGGTGAACGTGCGCTTGGTGAAGGATCTGATTCGCGAGCGGAAAGACAGCGGCGCCACCACCATCCTGTCGACGCACCAGATGAACATGGTCGAGGAGTTGTGCGACCGGGTGGCGATGATCCATCGCGGTCGTCTCGTCCTCTACGGGGAGGTCGGCGACATCCGCCGGCGCCACTCGCCTCCGGAAGTGCGGATCGCCCTCGAAGGTGAACTGCCGCCGCTGGACGGGGTCGCCGAGGTCCGTCCCGAGGGAGACCACACCTGGAGGATCCGGCTGCGGGACACGGGCGACGGGGCGCGGATCCTGCAACAGCTCGTGGCCACAGGCGCGGAGGTGTACCGCTACGAACGTGTCCTGGCGCCGATGGAGGACATCTTCATCGCGCTCGTCGGGGGGGAAGGGCGATGA
- a CDS encoding RluA family pseudouridine synthase, whose amino-acid sequence MERETETGETVAARFKVGPAFAGCRLDRFLQRMIPKLSRTRVQRAIATRVELSWDAPVKPSTPVQVGGTVSLLDPGIEEEEIAFDPPVLYEDRDILAIDKPPGLVVHPTHSHRRNTVISLLRRRRGEPQLTLAHRLDAETSGVLLLGRHRWAARRLQTAFERARVSKTYLAVVRGAPAADRFRIDLPLGTFTRDGFIFRQGPEAERTKSARTEVRVVRRLADRALVEVRPETGRRHQIRAHLALAGHPILGDKLYMLPDRDYRRLLLYGKLPEEAAARLGAGRLLLHSFRLELDHPREGGRISLEAPMPSDMREALRGEPSA is encoded by the coding sequence ATGGAACGCGAAACCGAAACCGGTGAAACCGTCGCCGCCCGTTTCAAGGTCGGTCCGGCCTTCGCCGGATGCCGGCTCGACCGGTTCCTGCAGCGCATGATCCCGAAGCTGTCGCGCACCCGTGTCCAGCGGGCGATCGCCACGCGCGTCGAGTTGTCGTGGGACGCGCCGGTGAAGCCGTCGACGCCCGTGCAAGTCGGCGGCACCGTATCGCTGCTCGATCCCGGCATCGAGGAAGAGGAGATCGCCTTCGATCCACCGGTTCTCTACGAAGACCGGGATATCCTCGCCATCGACAAGCCACCGGGACTGGTGGTGCACCCCACCCACAGCCACCGGCGGAACACCGTCATCAGTCTGCTGCGCCGCCGGCGGGGGGAGCCCCAGCTCACCCTCGCCCACCGCCTGGACGCGGAGACCAGCGGCGTGCTTCTCCTCGGGCGCCACCGGTGGGCCGCGCGGCGCCTCCAAACGGCGTTCGAGCGGGCGCGTGTTTCGAAGACCTACCTCGCCGTCGTCCGCGGAGCTCCGGCGGCCGACCGCTTTCGCATCGACCTTCCCCTGGGGACTTTCACCAGGGACGGCTTCATCTTCAGGCAGGGTCCGGAGGCGGAGCGAACGAAGAGCGCCCGGACCGAGGTGAGGGTCGTCCGGCGCCTTGCCGACCGGGCTCTCGTGGAGGTTCGCCCCGAGACGGGGCGGCGGCACCAGATCCGGGCTCACCTGGCCCTCGCCGGCCACCCGATCCTCGGCGACAAGCTCTACATGCTCCCCGACCGCGACTACCGCCGGCTCCTGCTGTACGGGAAGCTGCCCGAGGAAGCGGCGGCCCGCCTCGGCGCCGGCCGGCTGTTGCTCCACTCCTTCAGACTCGAGCTGGATCACCCGCGCGAGGGCGGCCGAATCTCGCTCGAAGCGCCGATGCCGTCCGACATGCGGGAAGCCCTGCGCGGGGAGCCTTCGGCGTGA
- a CDS encoding RNA methyltransferase, whose translation MESLVDKLQRIRIVLVEPRYHGNLGQVARAMRNFGLSRLVLVGGRADPEADEARWYAREEGEPVLRGAERVATLDEAVAGCRLVIGTSRRLGKRRGPGLTPEEVFDETKPWRAPYETAILFGREAHGLSTAEVDRCQRLLWIPSDPAGPSLNLAHAVAVVGYVLARRARADLGTGPRPLAVEPAPVEQVEEMFRHARRVWSRIGYLHAQNPDAILRRWRQMLGRALLTEYDVRVIRALLHQTEWVARVAGIPEGGPPEAPAGLFDKHRKPDDDS comes from the coding sequence GTGGAAAGCCTCGTCGACAAGTTGCAGCGCATCCGCATCGTGCTCGTCGAGCCGAGGTATCACGGGAACCTCGGCCAGGTGGCGCGCGCCATGCGGAACTTCGGCTTGTCCCGGCTGGTGCTGGTGGGGGGGAGGGCCGACCCCGAGGCGGACGAGGCCCGCTGGTACGCCCGGGAGGAAGGGGAGCCCGTCCTGCGCGGAGCCGAGAGGGTCGCCACGCTCGACGAGGCGGTCGCCGGCTGCCGTCTGGTGATCGGCACCTCCCGCCGGCTGGGCAAGCGCCGCGGCCCCGGGCTCACGCCCGAGGAGGTCTTCGACGAGACGAAACCCTGGCGAGCTCCCTACGAGACGGCGATCCTCTTCGGCCGCGAGGCGCACGGGCTGTCCACGGCGGAAGTCGATCGCTGCCAGCGGCTCCTCTGGATCCCCTCCGATCCGGCCGGCCCGTCCCTGAACCTCGCCCACGCCGTCGCCGTCGTGGGGTACGTGCTCGCGCGCCGCGCCAGGGCCGATCTGGGAACCGGGCCCCGACCGCTCGCCGTGGAACCGGCACCGGTCGAGCAGGTCGAAGAGATGTTCCGGCATGCCCGCCGCGTATGGTCGCGGATCGGATACCTGCACGCGCAGAACCCGGACGCGATCCTGCGGCGGTGGCGGCAGATGCTCGGCCGGGCGCTGCTCACCGAGTATGACGTCCGCGTGATCCGGGCCCTGCTGCACCAGACGGAGTGGGTGGCGCGCGTGGCGGGGATACCGGAAGGCGGGCCGCCGGAGGCCCCCGCGGGCCTGTTCGACAAACACAGGAAGCCAGATGACGACTCCTGA